A stretch of DNA from Candidatus Hydrogenedentota bacterium:
GCCGCGGACAAGACCACCCTTATGGGCTATGTGACGCTTCCCGGAGGCGCGGCGCTTCCGCTGGCCACGGTCAACGTTGGAACGCTCACCGCAACCACGGACTCCACGGGGCACTACGCCTTCACGGATCTCGACCCCGCCGCGGACATGGTGGTCCGCTTCTCGAAAGAGGGCCATGCCGGTAACGCCGTCGTGGTGGCGGGCATCGCGGGCGGCATCACCACGGCGAACGCGACGCTGAAGCCGCTGGCGGACCCGGTGCCGCTGGACGCGGCGGCGGGCGGCACCGTAGCCGACGGCCTGAGCAACACGGTGACCTTCGGGGAGAACGCCTTTGTCACCAAGAGCGGCCGCAAGTCCGTGGCGGGCACCGTGGACGTTAGCATCACGCCGCTCGACGTGACCGACGGCGACGATCTGGCGGCGTTTCCGGGCAACTTCCTGGCCGTGGGCTCCGCAAAGGACGGGGACACGGTGCAGCTGGAAACCTTCGCGCTGGCGGACTACACGGTGACCCAGGACGGCGAGGAGCTGGACCTGGCCCCCGGCAGCAGCGCCACCATCGAGCTTTCCCTTCCGGCCGGCACCCCGCTCGCGGGCGGCCAGAGCGTGCCGCTCTGGTCCTTCAACGAGGCCACCGGCCTCTGGGTGCAGGAGGGCGAGGGCCAGGTGGTCGCCTCGGCGCGCAAGGCGGGCGGGCTGGTGTACCAGGCCACCATCACCCACCTGTCCTGGTGGAACTGCGACGCGCCCCTTTCCGACAAGAACTGCGTCACCGGCACCGTCGTTGACGAGGCCGGCGCCCCCGTGGCGGGCGCGCCCGTGGAGGCGGCCGGCGTCACCTACAACGGCGTCACCTCCGGCGTGACGGGGCCCGACGGGCGCTTCTGCGTGGATGTGAAGCGCGGGGCCACCGTGACCGTCCGGGTCTACCTGCCCGGCGGCCGGGTGGTGGTCCGCGAGGCCACCGTCACCGTGCCCGACGCGGAGGCCTCCTGCGCCACCGGCGGCTGCGTTGACGCGGGCAGCCTCCAGCTCACCTTTGACTCCTGCGTCAGCGGCCGCGTCCTCGGCGAGGACGGCACCCCCCAGGCCGGGGTTGGGGTGCGGGCGTCCACCGGGAACACCGCGGTGACGGACGCCAACGGCGACTACTGCATGCCCGCACCCGCGGACATCCCGGTCTCCGTGTACGTCCTCGGGCGCCCGCCGGTGGTCGTGACCACGCCGCCGGCCGCCTCCTGCGGCGCGGGCGGCTGCGCCGTGGCGGACATCACGGTGGACTACCCGGAGGACGGCGATCTCGTGGGGACCCTCACTGTCAACATGGTCAACCGCACGGGGCAGACGCCGATCAAGGCGGGGGAAACCGCGCTTTCTGGCTCCGCCTCCTTCTTCTCCTGGGGCGGGGACGCGGAAGAAACCGGCCCGGTGACCTCCGACACCTGCGTGGTCAACCGGCGCACCATGCAGGACGGCGCGTGGGACATGGAGGACATCATGGGGAATGTGGGCGCGCTGGATCCGGGCGCGCCGGGAGAGATGTCCGCCAACGCCGCCGTCACCGCGATGCTGCGCCTCTCCGATGTGATGGCGGATGAACCCGCGGAGGAGGGCGTGCCGGACCTGACGCCCTTCTACTTCGGGGTGTTCGACTCCGAGACCGAGCTGCCCGGCGCGGGGGCGGACACGGTGACCTTCAGCTGGCCGGGCGGCGTGGACATCGGCCCCTTCTCTGCGTCGGTGCAGACGCCCGCCCAGATTGTCCTTCAGTCCCCCGCGGCGCAGGACATGTACCCCGACCATCCCGGTCTGGTCTCTTTCGTGGACATTGACCCCGCGCAGGACCTGCTGGTGCAGTGGGACGCCTCCACGCCCGCCGACGGCGTCATGCTGATGCTGAGCGCCGGCTTCGTCAACGAGGCGGACCAAACCTACGAGACTGGGTCGGTGGTGTGCACCCTGGTGGACGACGGATCGCACATCGTGCCCGTGTCCCTGCTCTCCCAGCTTCCTGTCAGCCCCACCCAGGGCATCGCGCTGAACATCGTCCGGATGAACCGCACCCAGGCGCAGGTGCCCCTCACCCGGGGCGGCAACGGCTGGGTCATCCTCCGCGGCGAATCCTCCTTCGCCGCGGCGGGCAAGCCCTCCTGGCTGGTGGGGAAGTAGAGAATCACGCCGGCACAGACACGCTTTTCCGGCCCCCGCCGCCGCGCGCGGCGGGGGCCGTCTCTTGCCCCTCTTTGTCCCGGGCGCGTATACTTGCGGGGCGCGTCCGGAACGGGACCGCTGGACGCCGGCGCGGCGTCTTCGAAACATTTCACCTCCACGCGGGGTTTTGTCTTTTCTTTCCGGGCGGTGTGATCATGGGCGGCAAGTCGGTAAAAGAACCTGTTCCGCGGCGGGCGGCGGGCCGAGGGAACGCGGCGCGCCCCTCCCCCGAGCTGGCCGCCGCGCTGGAACAGATCCGCGGCGCGTGGTTTGCCCGCGCGCTGGAACTGCTGGAGACCCCACCCCTCGCCGACACCCCGGACGGCCTCTACCACCGCGCCCTGGTGCTGGTCCTGCTCAACCGTTCCGGGGAGGCCTTCGAGGTGTGCCGCAGGCTGTGGCAGACCCACCGGGATCCCCGCGCGCGCGCGCTGGCCGGACAAATCCGCGCGCGCAAGGAGCCGGTTGCCGAGCCCGCCGCCGCGCCGTCGCCGCCGCGCCGCGTTCGCCGCCTCCTGCGGCGCGCCGCCGCCGTGCTGGCAATTCTGGCGCTTGGGGCGGGCGTCCTTCTGTTCGCACTGCTCGGCTACCCCTTCCTCCGCCACTGGCAGGAGATGGGCGCGCCTCTGCTCTCCGAGTCGCCCGCCGTCTCCCTGCCGGTGCTTCCGGCCGCCGGGGAGTCTTCCCCCGCGCCGCCGCCGGAAACGGTCCCCGACGCGTCCCCCTCCCTCGGCAGGGGTGTCATCGCGCTGCTGGACGGGAAGGCCACCGCCCCGTCCGACGGGGCCGAAGAGAAGAAGCCCGGAGAATGGAAAGAGGGGCTGCTGGGGGGGCTGCGCGCAGCCATGAAGCGGAGCCCGGCGGCCGCGGCCGAACACCCCGCGATGGTGGAATGGCGCGCCCGCACGAAGGGCATGACGCCCGCACCCATGCCGCAGGGGCCCGTGGCGTCCGTGGTGGAGCTTCAGCCGAACCGGCGCGCGGAGACGCTGGAGAACGCCGGGGGCGACCGCGCCACACTGGTCAACCTGAACCCCGCCATTGGCGCGTGGCACTTGCTCGAGACGCGCTTCGGCGGAAAGACCTCGGTCCTGCACCTGGAGTTGTTTCCACTGGAGGCGAGCCTCGGCCAGCGGCCCACGCCGCACCTGTGGTCCGGCGGCCTGGAGCTGGAACTGCTGGGCGAGCGGAAGCGTTTTGCCCTCTGGACCCCCGACCCCGCCAACGCGGACCGGCCCGGCGTGTTGGCGGACACCCCCGCCCTCTCCGCCGAGATCACCGCCGCCCTCCAGGGCAAGTCGCCGTACCATGTCCTGTGCGACGGCATGGTGCTGCTGCGCACCCCCCGGCCGGGGTCGGCCTCCGCAATGGAGCTGGCCACCGACGTCCTCCGGCAGCACCGCCTCGGCGAGTGGTTCGTGGACGCCATGAAACCCGCCCTCATTGACGGCGGCGAGGCCGGAGACGCGGCGGCGGCCCCCGCGGCCCCCTCTGAAGAGGACAAAGACGCGCCCCGCGCCGCGTGGCTCAAGCCCGCGGACACGCCGCCCACCCACCTGCCCAAGGCCCTCGGCATCGCCACCGACGCCGGCGACGCGCCCATGGCCTGCGGCCGCTGGTACCGCGCCGTGAACCATCCCGGCGTCCACGTGGGCATCATGATTCCCGCCCTGGCCGACGACACGGTGCTGGCATCCTACCCCGACCGCGTGCGCGGCGCGGGCGTGGCCGACCGGGCCTCCGCCGAAATGGCGAATGTGGCGTACATGCTGGCCTTCGACCTCGACGTCCACCGCTTCGGGTGGGCCGCCGGGGCGGAGCATCCCTCCGCCGAATGGTCCCCCCTCGCGTGGGCGGTGAAACAGACCGGCCCCGGCCCCGACGGGTTCAAGGCGCTGGCCCCCGTGGCTCCTGTGGGCGCGGTGCCCCCGTGGCTGGCCGACCGCACCGTGGCGGTGTTCGCGGGCGGGTTCAAGCGCAAGCACGGCGTGCTCAACGCCCACCCCTTCGGCAAGGTGAACAACGGCACGCACTACGGCTTCATGCAGCAGGGCGTCGTGCTGAGCCGTCTCTGGCCGGGCCTGGCGAGCGCGGCCATTCTCCCGGACGGACGCTTCGACCTGCTCACCTGGCCCGCCGGCGGGGAAAGCCGCCTCACGGAATTCCTCCACATACGCCAGAACGGCCTGCCCCTGGTCGAGGGGGTGGACGCCGCGGGCGTCCCCGTGCCCGGCGAATACGTGAAGGACTGGAAGGGCGGCGCGTGGTCCGGCAACGTCGAAGGCCAGCAGCTCACGATCCGCATGGGCATGGGCATCCAGAGGCACGGCGGCCGCAGCCGCCTGCTGCTGGGCTACTTCACCGGCGCCACGCCCAACGCCATGGCCCGCGTGTTCCAGGCCTACCACTGCGCCTACGCCATGCACCTCGACATGAACAGCCGCTCCCTCTGCCACACCGCCCTCATCACCCGCGACCCGGCCACCGGCGCGGCCCGCGCCGAATGCCTTCTGCGCGACATGGCCCCCGCCGCCGGCGCCCCGCTCCGGTTCCTCCAGACCGGCGACACCCGCGACTTCTTCTACGTCACCCGCGAAGGCTGAGGGCGGGCAGTCCTGCGCACCGGCCGTCGGACAGGTCCGACAGGTCTGACCGATCCGACCGATCCGACCGATCGGTCCGATGGCCCTCCCGTCCCTCTTGCATTCCCGCGTGCCGAGGCCCAATAATCGCCCTTCCGCCCGGGCACCTCCGCCGGGACGAAGACACCACACCCCTGGGAGTTTACGCGTGAAGAACAGGCATTCGAGTCACCGGTTCTGCGCGGCGTTGAGGGTCGCCGCCGCACTGGCGTGTTGTGCCGGCGCAAACGCCGCCGAAGGCGTCACCAACTGGCCAGACTGGCGCGGCCCCGCGGCGGACGGCCACAGCGCCGCGACGGGGCTCCCCCTGACCTGGTCCGAGACCGAGAACGTGGTCTGGAAGACCCCCCTCCATGACCACGGGTATTCGACCCCCGTCGCCTGGGACGGCCAGCTCTGGATGACCACGGCGAAGGAGGACGGCTCCATTCTCTACGCCGTCTGCGTGGACTTCGAGACCGGCGCGGTGGTGCACGACGTCGAGGTGTTCCGTCCCGAGAACCCGCAGCACAACAACCCCAACAACACCTACGCGACGCCGTCGGCCGTGGTGGAGGAGGGGCGGGTCTATGTCCACTACGGCACCCACGGCACCGCCTGCCTGGACACGAAGACGGGGGACGTGCTGTGGCGGCGGGCCGATCTGAACTGCGACCACATCCAGGGCCCCGTGTCATCGCCCATCCTCTTCGAGGACCTGCTCATCGTGCATCTCGAGGGCGGCGACGTGCAGTTCATCGCCGGCCTCAACAAGGCCACCGGGGAGACGGTCTGGCGCTACGACCGTCCGCGCGAGCTGTACGAGGGCGTGGAGCCCGCCTACCTGGTCAAATCCTACCAGACCCCCGTGATCGTCCAGGTCGGGGGCAGGCCCCAGATGCTCAGCAACGGTGCCCTCCTCGTGACGGGCCATGACCCGCGCACCGGCGCCGAGCTGTGGCGCGCCCGCTACCGCGACGACAGCACCATCTCCCGCATCGTCAGCGGCCTCGGCATCCACTTCGTCAACACCGGCGGCTCCCCCGACGCGCCCCACCTCTGGGCCATCCGCGAGGGCGGCTCGGGCGACGTCACCGACACCCATGTCGTCTGGAAGATGACCGAGGACGCCCCGCTCAAGGTGTCCCCCGTCCTCGTCGGCGACCTCCTCTACACCCTGACCGACCGCGGCGTGCTCCAGTGCGTCGAGGGAACGACCGGCGCCATCGTCTGGACCGAGACCATCCGCGGCGACTACGGCCCCTCGCTCCTCCACGCCGAGAACCGGATTTATATCCTCAACATGAAGGGGAAGACCACCATCATCGAGCCCGGCCGCGAATACCGCCCCCTCGCCGAGAACGCCCTCGACGGAAAGTTCGGCGCCTCCCCCATCGTGGTCGGAAAATCCCTCGTCCTCCGCAGCCGGACCCATCTCTACCGCATCGAGGGGGAATAGGGATAAGAGGATGAGATGCTGGGGACACGCGCCGAGGTGGCACGGGTCATCCGACCGATCAGTCGGATCC
This window harbors:
- a CDS encoding PQQ-binding-like beta-propeller repeat protein, whose protein sequence is MKNRHSSHRFCAALRVAAALACCAGANAAEGVTNWPDWRGPAADGHSAATGLPLTWSETENVVWKTPLHDHGYSTPVAWDGQLWMTTAKEDGSILYAVCVDFETGAVVHDVEVFRPENPQHNNPNNTYATPSAVVEEGRVYVHYGTHGTACLDTKTGDVLWRRADLNCDHIQGPVSSPILFEDLLIVHLEGGDVQFIAGLNKATGETVWRYDRPRELYEGVEPAYLVKSYQTPVIVQVGGRPQMLSNGALLVTGHDPRTGAELWRARYRDDSTISRIVSGLGIHFVNTGGSPDAPHLWAIREGGSGDVTDTHVVWKMTEDAPLKVSPVLVGDLLYTLTDRGVLQCVEGTTGAIVWTETIRGDYGPSLLHAENRIYILNMKGKTTIIEPGREYRPLAENALDGKFGASPIVVGKSLVLRSRTHLYRIEGE
- a CDS encoding PKD domain-containing protein, yielding MRPSHTMKLCLVLCALALAGTFAGCKRTPVPNFTADQVEGAAPLTVQFTDQSTIGKANKLVKWEWDFGDGGTSTDQNPSHTYTAAGTYTVSLVVTHDNGRGAEMIKPDYITVAGIAADKTTLMGYVTLPGGAALPLATVNVGTLTATTDSTGHYAFTDLDPAADMVVRFSKEGHAGNAVVVAGIAGGITTANATLKPLADPVPLDAAAGGTVADGLSNTVTFGENAFVTKSGRKSVAGTVDVSITPLDVTDGDDLAAFPGNFLAVGSAKDGDTVQLETFALADYTVTQDGEELDLAPGSSATIELSLPAGTPLAGGQSVPLWSFNEATGLWVQEGEGQVVASARKAGGLVYQATITHLSWWNCDAPLSDKNCVTGTVVDEAGAPVAGAPVEAAGVTYNGVTSGVTGPDGRFCVDVKRGATVTVRVYLPGGRVVVREATVTVPDAEASCATGGCVDAGSLQLTFDSCVSGRVLGEDGTPQAGVGVRASTGNTAVTDANGDYCMPAPADIPVSVYVLGRPPVVVTTPPAASCGAGGCAVADITVDYPEDGDLVGTLTVNMVNRTGQTPIKAGETALSGSASFFSWGGDAEETGPVTSDTCVVNRRTMQDGAWDMEDIMGNVGALDPGAPGEMSANAAVTAMLRLSDVMADEPAEEGVPDLTPFYFGVFDSETELPGAGADTVTFSWPGGVDIGPFSASVQTPAQIVLQSPAAQDMYPDHPGLVSFVDIDPAQDLLVQWDASTPADGVMLMLSAGFVNEADQTYETGSVVCTLVDDGSHIVPVSLLSQLPVSPTQGIALNIVRMNRTQAQVPLTRGGNGWVILRGESSFAAAGKPSWLVGK